One Luteibacter sp. 9135 DNA segment encodes these proteins:
- a CDS encoding SDR family NAD(P)-dependent oxidoreductase, whose amino-acid sequence MTPSSPRKTILLVGASRGLGFALAEDYLRRGWQVIATGRAHSMERLHALAETSAGALEVMTLDITDPAGIADLHAHLVPRRVDTLFVNAGTKNADWEGIAEVSTEEFVRVMVTNALSPLRVIEALHACVSPKGTIGVMSSGQGSLTNNTNGQYEVYRGSKAALNMFMRSFAARHKDEARTLLLMAPGWVRTDMGGPEARLTIAESIPRLVDTMLAHEGMPGLHYLDYLGRTVPW is encoded by the coding sequence ATGACACCTTCATCCCCACGCAAGACCATCCTGCTGGTCGGCGCCTCGCGCGGACTCGGTTTTGCCCTGGCCGAGGACTACCTCCGTCGCGGCTGGCAGGTTATCGCCACCGGGCGTGCCCACTCGATGGAGCGGCTCCATGCACTGGCCGAAACATCGGCGGGTGCCCTCGAGGTGATGACACTGGACATCACCGACCCCGCCGGCATCGCCGACCTCCACGCACACCTGGTACCACGCCGGGTGGATACGCTGTTCGTCAACGCGGGCACAAAGAACGCCGACTGGGAAGGCATCGCCGAGGTATCCACGGAGGAGTTCGTCCGCGTGATGGTGACCAACGCCCTGAGCCCGCTGCGGGTGATCGAGGCGCTGCACGCGTGCGTGTCGCCCAAGGGCACCATCGGGGTGATGTCGTCGGGGCAGGGTAGCCTGACCAACAACACCAACGGCCAGTACGAGGTCTATCGGGGCAGCAAGGCGGCGTTGAACATGTTCATGCGCAGCTTCGCGGCACGGCACAAGGACGAGGCGCGCACGCTGCTGCTGATGGCACCGGGCTGGGTGCGCACCGACATGGGCGGGCCGGAAGCGCGGCTCACCATCGCCGAGAGCATCCCCCGCCTGGTCGATACGATGCTCGCGCACGAGGGCATGCCGGGGTTGCATTACCTGGACTACCTCGGGCGGACGGTGCCCTGGTAA
- a CDS encoding acetyltransferase: MSRPLVLVGAGEFAMIACEYFEHDSDRDVVAFSVERDYIAQPVLAGRPVVPFETLAQSHPPGDFDVFVAIPASQLNRLRMRLYMEAKARGYRFATYVSSRAFVWRTAEIGENSFIFEGNVIQPFVGIGDNCILWSGNHIGHRTVVRDHVFIASHAVISGYCDIGQGSFIGVNSTFNDHVTVGADNLIGAGALVTRDTEPGRIYVGSPARAVPGKSSLDAKL, encoded by the coding sequence ATGAGTCGCCCCCTGGTGCTGGTGGGTGCCGGCGAGTTCGCGATGATCGCCTGCGAATACTTCGAGCACGACAGCGATCGCGACGTGGTGGCCTTCAGCGTGGAACGCGACTACATCGCGCAGCCGGTGCTGGCCGGCCGGCCCGTGGTGCCGTTCGAGACGCTGGCCCAGAGCCATCCGCCCGGCGACTTCGATGTCTTCGTGGCCATTCCGGCCAGCCAGCTCAACCGCCTGCGCATGCGCCTGTACATGGAGGCCAAGGCCCGGGGCTACCGGTTCGCCACCTATGTCAGTTCGCGCGCCTTCGTCTGGCGCACCGCCGAGATCGGCGAGAACAGCTTCATCTTCGAGGGTAATGTCATCCAGCCCTTCGTCGGCATCGGTGACAACTGCATCTTGTGGAGCGGTAACCACATCGGTCACCGCACGGTGGTGCGCGATCATGTCTTCATCGCCTCGCACGCGGTGATCTCGGGCTACTGCGACATCGGCCAGGGCAGCTTCATCGGCGTCAACAGCACGTTCAACGATCATGTGACCGTGGGCGCCGACAACCTCATCGGAGCCGGCGCGCTTGTCACCCGCGACACCGAGCCCGGCCGGATCTACGTCGGCTCGCCGGCCCGTGCCGTGCCCGGCAAGTCCAGTCTCGACGCGAAGCTCTGA
- a CDS encoding cytochrome b, protein MKPPSHLSPDLPYPRRVQVLHWLTVAALISAAAFILTRDELSSRAWRGWLMEGHRHAGLIVLLLFVARLLVRLGLPRRPHDAGTAWPLRMAAAATHVVLYAMLLGMPLLGWALSSAQGNPVHFFGLTLPPLIGEDEDLADTLQTWHLNAAWVLLGVICLHIGAALWHHFVLRDGVLRRMSRSARP, encoded by the coding sequence ATGAAGCCACCTTCCCACCTCTCGCCCGACTTGCCTTATCCGCGCCGCGTGCAGGTGCTGCACTGGCTGACCGTCGCCGCGCTGATCTCGGCCGCGGCTTTCATCCTCACCCGCGACGAGCTTTCCAGCCGCGCCTGGCGTGGCTGGCTGATGGAAGGACACCGGCACGCCGGCCTGATCGTGCTGCTGCTGTTCGTCGCACGCCTCCTGGTTCGCCTCGGCCTGCCCAGGCGCCCGCACGATGCCGGCACGGCGTGGCCGCTGCGCATGGCGGCCGCCGCCACGCACGTCGTGCTCTACGCGATGCTGCTGGGCATGCCGCTGCTGGGCTGGGCGCTCAGCAGCGCCCAGGGCAACCCCGTGCACTTCTTCGGTCTCACCCTGCCGCCGTTGATCGGCGAGGACGAAGACCTGGCCGACACCTTGCAGACCTGGCACCTGAATGCCGCATGGGTGCTGCTGGGCGTGATCTGCCTGCATATCGGTGCCGCGCTGTGGCACCACTTCGTGCTGCGCGACGGCGTACTTCGCCGCATGTCGCGCAGCGCCCGCCCATGA
- a CDS encoding c-type cytochrome, translating to MTDSFLSRFGRPLAVLGLLVGWLLASPLVIAGDVTAGADVFKAECAECHAAKEGRNKKGPSLFGVVGRKAGSIGDYDYSDAVRNSGWTWTPEQLHTYLSQPAKQANPGTKMKYDGLTNAKDLDDLLSYLGSLH from the coding sequence GTGACCGATTCTTTCCTGAGCCGCTTCGGCCGACCGCTCGCCGTCCTCGGCCTCCTCGTCGGCTGGCTGCTGGCCTCGCCGCTGGTCATCGCGGGCGACGTCACGGCCGGTGCGGACGTATTCAAGGCCGAATGTGCCGAATGCCACGCCGCCAAGGAGGGCCGCAACAAGAAAGGTCCCAGCCTGTTCGGCGTGGTCGGGCGCAAGGCGGGCAGCATCGGCGACTACGACTACTCCGACGCCGTGCGCAACAGCGGCTGGACCTGGACGCCTGAACAGCTGCACACGTATCTGTCGCAGCCGGCCAAACAGGCCAATCCGGGCACGAAAATGAAATACGATGGCCTGACCAACGCCAAGGACCTCGACGACCTGCTGTCGTACCTCGGCAGCCTCCACTAA
- a CDS encoding S8 family serine peptidase produces MTPRDIVLAACLVAVAACAPTHSTRPDRAASGMAASTAAPAPASTPAAGASAMDSRRDIVLAVANPLAPMSTHAGSNVLGYASSGHYGAGQRAAGMLAELKKHYDLQEVAGWPITALSLYCIVVKPAVGVDRDAVIAALAKDDRVQLAQPLQDYAVYTEPTPPDAHRYNDPYVDLQRGFVATDAALAHTVSQGDGVRVAVVDTGADLTHPDLQARIHDTQDDVGTDAGAFDRDAHGTEIAGVIAAVGDNHQGMVGIAPKATLSLYKACWYPPGGHDGARCNSFTLAKALAAVNDTDARIVNLSLGGPADPLLGKLLEHLLGQGRIVVAALPPNGSERGFPDSADGVIVVRAGSTTAAPPGVLSAPGNDILTTQPGGSYDFSSGSSLAAAHVSGILALLLSIEPNLDARTAHDLLLRSSKLTNGVLEVNAALAVQTLRHDHPRR; encoded by the coding sequence ATGACACCACGCGACATCGTGCTCGCCGCCTGCCTGGTCGCCGTGGCCGCATGCGCTCCCACCCATTCCACGCGTCCCGATCGCGCGGCCAGCGGTATGGCGGCGTCGACGGCGGCACCGGCACCAGCGTCGACGCCTGCCGCCGGCGCCTCGGCCATGGACAGCCGGCGCGACATCGTGCTGGCGGTGGCCAACCCGCTGGCGCCGATGTCCACCCACGCCGGTTCCAACGTGCTGGGTTACGCCTCCAGCGGCCACTACGGCGCGGGGCAGCGCGCCGCCGGCATGCTGGCCGAACTGAAGAAGCACTACGACCTGCAGGAAGTGGCCGGCTGGCCGATCACGGCGCTGAGCCTGTACTGCATCGTGGTGAAACCCGCCGTCGGCGTGGATCGTGACGCGGTCATCGCCGCACTGGCGAAGGACGATCGCGTGCAGCTGGCGCAGCCGTTGCAGGATTACGCGGTCTACACGGAGCCGACGCCGCCCGATGCGCACCGCTACAACGATCCCTACGTGGACCTGCAGCGCGGTTTCGTCGCCACGGACGCCGCGCTGGCGCACACGGTGAGCCAGGGCGACGGCGTGCGCGTGGCCGTGGTCGACACCGGTGCGGACCTGACCCACCCCGACCTGCAGGCCCGCATCCACGATACGCAGGACGATGTCGGCACCGATGCCGGAGCCTTCGACCGCGACGCGCACGGCACCGAGATCGCCGGCGTCATCGCAGCGGTGGGCGACAACCACCAGGGCATGGTCGGCATCGCGCCCAAGGCCACGCTCAGCCTCTACAAGGCCTGCTGGTATCCCCCCGGTGGCCACGACGGCGCACGCTGCAACTCGTTCACCCTGGCCAAGGCGCTGGCCGCGGTCAACGACACGGACGCGCGCATCGTCAACCTCAGCCTGGGCGGCCCGGCCGATCCCCTGCTGGGCAAGTTGCTGGAGCACCTACTCGGCCAGGGCCGGATCGTCGTCGCCGCCTTGCCGCCCAACGGCAGCGAACGCGGCTTTCCCGACAGCGCCGATGGCGTGATCGTGGTCCGTGCCGGCAGCACCACCGCCGCACCCCCCGGCGTGCTCAGCGCCCCCGGTAACGACATCCTCACCACGCAACCCGGCGGCAGCTACGACTTCAGCTCCGGCTCGTCACTGGCCGCCGCCCACGTCAGCGGCATCCTCGCCCTGCTACTGTCGATCGAACCCAACCTCGACGCCCGCACCGCCCACGACCTGCTCCTGCGCAGCAGCAAGCTGACCAACGGCGTCCTCGAAGTCAACGCCGCCCTGGCCGTCCAAACCCTCCGTCACGACCACCCCCGCCGTTAA
- a CDS encoding RNA polymerase sigma factor — translation MRDPENDTEATDRLLLQRMAAGDRVALTVLYRSYHDRLCRFLSRLTRRPDIIEEVINDCFWIAWQKAGGFHGDSRVSTWIMGIAYRCGLKALRQHGSEPVDEDTIPESMIPSHDPDDDRELRDWLGKGMDRLSVDQRVVVELVYGVGHSLDDVAVIMQCPVGTVKARLFHARVKLRNVLPGLAGEPHRARESAT, via the coding sequence ATGAGAGACCCCGAGAACGACACCGAGGCCACCGATCGCCTGCTGCTGCAGCGCATGGCGGCGGGCGATCGCGTCGCGCTGACCGTGCTCTACCGCAGCTACCACGACCGCCTGTGCCGGTTCCTGTCGCGCCTTACCCGGCGGCCGGACATCATCGAGGAAGTGATCAACGACTGCTTCTGGATCGCCTGGCAGAAGGCCGGCGGCTTCCACGGCGACTCCCGCGTATCGACCTGGATCATGGGCATCGCCTACCGTTGCGGCCTGAAAGCGTTGCGCCAGCATGGCAGCGAGCCGGTGGACGAGGACACCATCCCCGAGAGCATGATCCCCTCCCACGACCCCGACGACGACCGCGAGCTGCGCGACTGGTTGGGCAAGGGCATGGACCGGCTTTCGGTCGACCAGCGCGTGGTGGTCGAGTTGGTCTACGGCGTCGGCCACAGCCTGGACGACGTGGCGGTCATCATGCAGTGCCCCGTGGGCACGGTGAAGGCCCGCCTCTTTCATGCGCGGGTCAAGCTGCGCAACGTACTTCCCGGCCTCGCCGGGGAGCCCCATCGTGCCAGGGAGAGCGCAACATGA
- a CDS encoding DegT/DnrJ/EryC1/StrS family aminotransferase: MDTVSDVPFLPLGQINARFADELKAAAARVIDSGWYILGDELAAFEREFADYCGVACAVGVGNGLDALSLILRAYKQLGILHDGDEVIVPANTFIASFLAISQNGLVPVPVEPDPLTFNLDPQRVAAAIGRRTRAIMAVHLYGQLADMDALGELARRHGLLLIEDAAQAHGAVDAQGRRAGAFGDAAAFSFFPTKNLGALGDAGAVVTDDAQLAACVGAQRNYGSVEKYVHPQQGVNSRLDEMQAALLRVKLRYLDSDTAVRRRVAARYRAGLRHPQILVPSTPEEGRHVWHLFVVRCRLRASLQRHLRARGIQTQVHYPTAPHRQPAYASLRVLSLPVTERLQDEVLSLPMGPTLGDADIDRVIAACASFDGSA; the protein is encoded by the coding sequence GTGGACACCGTGAGCGACGTTCCTTTCCTGCCGCTGGGGCAGATCAATGCCCGGTTCGCCGACGAACTGAAGGCTGCCGCGGCGCGCGTCATCGATTCGGGCTGGTACATCCTCGGTGACGAGCTGGCCGCCTTCGAGCGCGAGTTCGCCGACTATTGCGGCGTGGCCTGCGCGGTGGGCGTCGGCAACGGCCTGGATGCGCTGTCGCTGATCCTGCGCGCATACAAGCAGCTGGGCATCCTGCACGACGGCGACGAGGTGATCGTGCCGGCCAATACCTTCATCGCCAGCTTCCTCGCCATCAGCCAGAACGGCCTCGTGCCCGTGCCGGTGGAGCCGGATCCGCTCACCTTCAACCTCGATCCGCAGCGCGTGGCGGCCGCCATCGGGCGGCGCACGCGCGCGATCATGGCGGTGCACCTCTACGGCCAGCTGGCCGACATGGACGCCCTGGGCGAGCTGGCGCGCCGGCACGGGTTGTTGCTGATCGAGGACGCCGCCCAGGCGCACGGCGCGGTGGACGCGCAGGGTCGTCGCGCCGGTGCTTTCGGCGACGCGGCGGCGTTCAGTTTCTTCCCGACCAAGAACCTCGGCGCACTCGGCGATGCGGGTGCGGTGGTGACCGACGACGCCCAGCTGGCGGCGTGCGTGGGGGCCCAGCGCAACTACGGTTCCGTCGAGAAATACGTGCATCCACAGCAGGGCGTGAACTCACGCCTGGACGAGATGCAGGCGGCGCTGCTCCGCGTGAAGCTGCGTTACCTCGACAGCGATACCGCCGTGCGCCGCCGCGTGGCGGCACGCTACCGCGCGGGGCTGCGCCATCCGCAGATTCTGGTGCCGTCCACGCCCGAGGAAGGCCGCCATGTCTGGCATCTTTTCGTCGTGCGCTGCCGCCTGCGCGCCTCGTTGCAGCGCCACCTGCGCGCGCGGGGCATCCAGACCCAGGTGCATTACCCCACGGCACCGCATCGGCAGCCGGCGTACGCCTCGCTTCGCGTGTTGTCGCTGCCGGTGACCGAACGCCTGCAGGACGAGGTGCTGAGCCTGC
- a CDS encoding zf-HC2 domain-containing protein: protein MTVSTENGRECSRVWEAMPSVVMGTATREQDTWVHAHLAECDNCREEFTQQERLRHAMALPSDVHLDANAGLKRLLTRLDAPAEETVRVRTSSWLTRALVAAVLVQALGLGALALRLHGERPAYRTLSQVSAPVAAGAIHVVPDATMALADWNALLQAHHLQVVGGPNEAGAYTLVSTDPASPPDQLLRELRASRGIRFAEPVMRTP from the coding sequence ATGACCGTCTCGACGGAAAACGGCAGGGAGTGCAGCCGCGTGTGGGAAGCCATGCCTTCGGTGGTGATGGGTACCGCGACACGCGAACAGGACACGTGGGTGCATGCCCATCTGGCCGAATGCGACAACTGCCGTGAAGAATTCACCCAGCAGGAGCGCCTGCGCCATGCCATGGCGCTGCCTTCGGATGTCCATCTGGATGCCAACGCGGGCCTTAAACGCCTGCTGACACGGCTGGATGCCCCGGCCGAGGAAACGGTGCGCGTGCGCACGTCATCCTGGCTGACCCGCGCCCTGGTCGCCGCCGTGCTGGTCCAGGCCCTGGGCCTGGGCGCCCTGGCCCTGCGCCTGCATGGCGAACGCCCCGCCTACCGTACGCTGAGCCAGGTTTCGGCACCGGTCGCCGCCGGGGCGATCCATGTCGTGCCCGATGCCACGATGGCCCTGGCCGACTGGAATGCGCTGTTGCAGGCGCATCACCTGCAGGTGGTGGGCGGCCCGAACGAAGCCGGTGCCTATACGCTGGTGTCCACTGACCCGGCCTCCCCGCCCGACCAGCTCCTGCGCGAACTGCGCGCGTCACGCGGCATCCGCTTTGCGGAACCGGTCATGCGCACGCCATGA
- a CDS encoding GNAT family N-acetyltransferase, whose amino-acid sequence MLAVRPYVAEDAAHWDALVARSRNGNLLHRRGYMDYHADRFIDASLVVEKAGEMVGVFPASAHDDGIVSHGGLTYAGLISTAALRAEAMLDAFAAIGTHYRGRGVSRILYKAVPRVFQSGHADEDLYALHRLGARLVRRDLSSAIALREPFAFSQGRRHDIGKARKAGIDVAAGDDLTGFHALLTDALHRHDASPTHRLDELQRLYSRFPEAIALHEARRDGELLAGVLVYDFGRVVHTQYMAASEQGRALGALSLTLEHLIRDTYADRQHFSFGISTEEGGQVLNTGLVAQKESFGARAVVHDFYEWTP is encoded by the coding sequence GTGCTTGCGGTTAGGCCTTACGTCGCCGAGGATGCCGCGCACTGGGATGCTCTGGTCGCGCGCTCGCGCAACGGCAACCTGCTGCACCGGCGCGGCTACATGGATTACCACGCGGACCGCTTTATCGACGCGTCGCTGGTGGTGGAAAAGGCGGGCGAGATGGTCGGGGTGTTTCCGGCCAGTGCGCACGACGACGGCATCGTCAGCCATGGCGGGCTGACCTATGCGGGCCTGATTTCCACGGCCGCGCTGCGCGCCGAAGCCATGCTCGATGCGTTCGCCGCGATCGGCACGCACTACCGTGGGCGCGGTGTATCGCGGATTCTCTACAAGGCGGTGCCACGCGTCTTCCAGTCGGGGCATGCGGACGAAGACCTCTACGCGCTGCACCGGCTCGGTGCGCGGCTGGTACGGCGCGACCTGTCGTCGGCGATCGCGCTGCGCGAACCGTTCGCGTTCTCGCAAGGTCGCCGGCATGACATCGGCAAGGCGCGCAAGGCCGGCATCGACGTGGCTGCGGGTGACGACCTGACCGGTTTCCACGCCCTGCTGACGGACGCGCTGCACAGGCACGATGCCTCGCCGACACACCGCCTGGACGAACTGCAGCGGCTGTACTCGCGGTTTCCCGAGGCCATCGCGCTGCATGAGGCACGCCGTGACGGGGAGCTGCTGGCCGGCGTGCTGGTCTACGATTTCGGCCGCGTGGTGCATACCCAATACATGGCGGCTTCGGAGCAGGGCCGGGCGCTGGGCGCCCTCAGCCTGACGCTGGAGCACCTGATCCGCGACACCTATGCGGACCGCCAGCACTTCAGTTTTGGCATATCGACGGAGGAGGGCGGCCAGGTACTCAATACCGGGCTGGTCGCGCAGAAGGAATCCTTCGGGGCGCGCGCCGTCGTGCACGATTTCTACGAGTGGACACCGTGA
- a CDS encoding sugar 3,4-ketoisomerase, protein MEIERIPLQSHGDHRGMLVALEQERNVPFEIRRVYYLFATKGGVHRGRHAHRHLNQLAVAVCGSVSFLLDDGTGPARVTLDDPAHGLLLGSMVWRELYDFSDDCVLMVLADQYYDVDDYIVDYDAFLREINGVAYAEGGAA, encoded by the coding sequence ATGGAAATCGAACGCATACCGTTGCAGTCGCACGGCGATCACCGTGGCATGCTCGTTGCCCTGGAGCAGGAGCGGAATGTCCCGTTCGAGATCCGCCGCGTCTATTACCTGTTCGCCACCAAGGGCGGGGTGCATCGTGGGCGGCATGCGCATCGTCACCTCAACCAGCTGGCGGTCGCGGTATGCGGCTCGGTCAGTTTCCTGCTCGACGACGGCACCGGCCCGGCACGGGTGACCCTGGACGATCCGGCGCACGGGTTGCTCCTGGGCAGCATGGTCTGGCGCGAGCTCTACGACTTCAGCGACGACTGCGTGCTGATGGTGCTGGCCGACCAGTACTACGACGTGGACGACTACATCGTCGATTACGATGCGTTCCTGCGCGAGATCAACGGCGTGGCCTATGCCGAAGGCGGTGCCGCATGA